A genomic region of Glycine max cultivar Williams 82 chromosome 15, Glycine_max_v4.0, whole genome shotgun sequence contains the following coding sequences:
- the LOC102669776 gene encoding uncharacterized protein → MSSVIIPVLEEETFSKVKVIGNNNAHSKYKKNDWAHLAQEEDGFDSDQVLLMVTTSSKEDYSSWYLDIRCSNHMTGNRDWLVDFNPNVTTSMRFADNSTILAEGIRKVMIT, encoded by the exons ATGAGCAGCGTGATAATTCCAGTTCTAGAGGAGGaaactttttcaaaagtcaAGGTG ATTGGCAACAACAATGCCCATAGCAAATACAAGAAGAATGATTGGGCACACTTGGCACAGGAAGAAGATGGATTTGATTCAGACCAAGTTTTGCTTATGGTAACCACGAGCAGTAAAGAAGACTATTCATCTTGGTATCTCGACATTAGATGCTCGAACCACATGACAGGCAATAGAGACTGGCTAGTTGATTTCAATCCAAATGTTACCACTAGTATGAGGTTTGCAGATAATAGCACTATTCTTGCAGAAGGTATTAGGAAGGTGATGATCACATGA